The Acinetobacter sp. GSS19 genome includes a region encoding these proteins:
- the mltG gene encoding endolytic transglycosylase MltG — protein MPVSKSKKNAKKTPAIQLKAPLLIVAAFVTVILIVLWSSLFKSYPVQGQKQMLAIAQGDTYSGLIDRLNKENKVHFPILLKLYQKLVIRDTLKAGVYEIRQGMSFRQVLSLISNAENAQMNRILVIEGTTFKQLIHSLKKDPLVKNTLLDLPYPEMLKELGIPYTHPEGLFAPDTYFFSKGETDRKILTDLYQRQMKALDQAWQNRAADLPYQDKYQALIMASIIEKETSLDSELQQVSGVFVRRLQQGMRLQTDPTVIYGMGDKYQGNISREDLRTPTPYNTYTQAGLPPTPIALPGKKAIEAAMHPDNSTNIYFVATGNGGHKFSATLEQHNRAVQEYLSVLKNR, from the coding sequence ATGCCTGTGTCTAAATCGAAAAAAAACGCAAAAAAAACACCTGCTATCCAGTTGAAAGCACCTTTACTGATTGTGGCTGCATTTGTGACCGTGATATTGATTGTGCTGTGGAGCAGTTTATTTAAATCCTACCCGGTTCAGGGTCAAAAACAGATGCTGGCGATTGCACAGGGAGATACTTATTCCGGGCTGATTGATCGTCTGAACAAGGAAAATAAAGTTCATTTTCCAATCCTACTCAAGCTGTACCAAAAGCTGGTCATTCGCGACACCCTTAAAGCCGGTGTCTATGAAATCCGTCAAGGCATGAGCTTCCGTCAGGTTTTAAGCCTGATTTCGAATGCAGAAAATGCACAAATGAACCGAATTCTGGTGATTGAAGGAACCACCTTCAAACAGCTCATCCATAGCCTGAAAAAAGATCCGTTGGTGAAAAACACCTTACTGGATTTACCTTATCCTGAAATGCTGAAAGAACTGGGAATTCCTTATACACATCCGGAAGGTCTATTTGCTCCAGATACCTATTTCTTTAGCAAAGGGGAAACGGATCGCAAGATCCTGACGGATCTGTATCAGCGTCAAATGAAAGCCCTAGATCAGGCATGGCAGAACCGTGCAGCAGACCTGCCGTATCAGGATAAATATCAAGCTCTGATCATGGCCTCGATCATTGAAAAAGAAACCAGTCTGGACAGTGAATTGCAACAGGTGTCTGGGGTATTTGTACGCCGTCTACAGCAGGGTATGCGTTTGCAAACCGATCCAACCGTGATTTATGGCATGGGCGATAAATATCAGGGCAATATCAGCCGTGAAGACCTGCGTACACCGACACCTTACAATACCTATACTCAAGCAGGTTTACCGCCGACACCGATTGCTTTGCCCGGTAAAAAAGCCATTGAGGCGGCCATGCATCCAGACAACTCCACTAATATTTATTTCGTAGCCACTGGCAATGGTGGGCATAAATTCAGTGCGACGCTGGAGCAGCATAACCGTGCTGTGCAGGAATATTTATCCGTGTTAAAAAATCGCTAG
- the tmk gene encoding dTMP kinase, with protein sequence MFISFEGTEGVGKTTLIQKMYQHFLAQGRQVILTREPGGTGLAEQIRSLLLTVNEAEKMCPDTELLLMYAARAQHIQQVILPALTAGQIVLCDRFTDASYAYQCAGRGLSKAKLNLLNSNFVAQMPDLTFWLDAPIEMGMARARARGELDRFEQEKVSFFERVRAGYAELHQQDPMRIQKLDATQPPDAVFAQALSGLKEKA encoded by the coding sequence ATGTTTATTAGTTTTGAAGGCACGGAAGGGGTCGGTAAAACCACTTTAATTCAAAAAATGTATCAGCATTTTTTAGCTCAGGGCCGGCAGGTGATTTTAACCCGAGAACCTGGGGGTACAGGACTGGCCGAGCAAATCCGTTCGCTGTTGTTAACGGTCAATGAGGCTGAAAAAATGTGTCCGGATACTGAGCTTTTGCTGATGTATGCGGCACGGGCACAACATATACAGCAGGTCATTTTACCTGCATTGACAGCCGGCCAGATCGTTTTATGCGACCGCTTTACGGACGCCAGTTATGCCTATCAGTGTGCAGGGCGTGGTTTAAGCAAGGCTAAGCTGAATTTGCTGAACAGCAACTTTGTTGCGCAAATGCCGGATCTGACATTCTGGTTGGATGCCCCGATTGAAATGGGTATGGCCCGTGCGCGTGCACGCGGTGAGCTGGACCGTTTTGAACAGGAAAAAGTCAGTTTCTTTGAACGGGTACGTGCCGGTTATGCCGAGCTTCATCAACAAGATCCCATGCGTATTCAGAAGCTTGATGCGACGCAGCCACCTGATGCAGTGTTTGCTCAGGCATTGTCTGGCCTGAAAGAAAAGGCTTAA
- the nadB gene encoding L-aspartate oxidase, with protein MDMSNLSTTHHFDVIIVGSGGAGLSLALSLPQHYNIAVLAKAPLTEASTFYAQGGVAAVLDETDSIQQHIDDTMIAGAQLCELDAVRHTVEGGKPSVDFLLQNGVEFTLDEDAQLHLTREGGHSQRRIIHSADATGKAISTTLVQRAREQKNITIFENYIAIDLITTHKLGLKDQANRAVGLYALNENYGEVETFLAPFTALACGGAMKAYLYTSNPDIATGDGIAMAWRAGCRVANMEFNQFHPTCLYHPQARSFLITEAMRGEGAYLRLPDGERFMLRFDERAELAPRDIVARAIDYEIKRLGIRHVWLDITHKPAEFITEHFPTLYARLLELGIDITKDMIPVVPAAHYTCGGVVVDENSQTDIPGLYAIGETSYTGLHGANRMASNSLLECFVYGMSAAQDIQRKFNPTFDCPSVPAWDDSQVTNPDEDVVILQNWDELRATMWNYVGIVRTTKRLERALHRIEMLKREINEYYQDYQVSKNLIELRNLVLVSEMIVRCAMSRKESRGLHYTLDYPDLAPEIRKTVLTPPDFKVDQPLVNTP; from the coding sequence ATGGATATGTCTAATCTAAGCACTACGCATCACTTTGACGTGATCATTGTGGGAAGTGGCGGTGCAGGTTTAAGCCTCGCTTTATCGTTACCTCAACATTACAACATTGCCGTTTTGGCCAAAGCTCCTCTGACGGAAGCCAGTACGTTTTATGCGCAAGGTGGTGTAGCCGCGGTTCTAGATGAAACGGACTCTATTCAACAGCATATTGATGACACAATGATTGCAGGCGCACAACTGTGTGAACTTGATGCCGTCAGACACACGGTGGAAGGTGGTAAACCTTCAGTCGACTTTTTACTGCAAAATGGTGTGGAATTCACGCTAGATGAAGATGCACAACTGCATCTCACCCGCGAAGGGGGTCACTCGCAACGCCGCATCATCCACTCTGCGGATGCAACCGGCAAAGCCATTTCAACGACGCTGGTACAACGCGCACGTGAACAGAAAAACATCACCATTTTTGAAAACTATATTGCAATTGACCTGATTACCACACATAAACTAGGTCTCAAAGATCAGGCAAACCGTGCCGTGGGTTTATATGCCCTGAACGAAAATTATGGCGAAGTCGAGACTTTCCTCGCACCATTTACCGCCTTGGCTTGCGGTGGTGCCATGAAAGCCTATCTTTACACGTCAAATCCAGACATCGCCACAGGTGATGGGATTGCCATGGCATGGCGTGCAGGTTGCCGCGTGGCCAATATGGAATTTAACCAGTTCCACCCGACCTGTCTCTATCATCCGCAGGCACGTTCCTTCCTGATCACGGAAGCGATGCGTGGTGAAGGAGCCTATTTACGCCTGCCAGATGGCGAACGCTTTATGCTGCGTTTTGATGAGCGTGCAGAACTGGCACCGCGTGATATCGTGGCACGCGCCATCGACTATGAAATCAAACGTCTGGGGATTCGCCACGTATGGCTGGACATCACCCACAAACCAGCAGAGTTCATCACCGAGCATTTCCCGACCTTATATGCCCGCCTGCTTGAACTCGGTATCGATATTACCAAAGACATGATTCCGGTGGTTCCTGCGGCGCACTACACCTGTGGTGGCGTGGTGGTTGATGAAAACAGCCAGACCGATATTCCAGGGTTATATGCGATTGGTGAGACCTCATATACCGGTCTGCACGGTGCCAACCGTATGGCCAGCAACTCGCTGCTAGAATGTTTTGTCTATGGGATGAGTGCAGCACAGGATATCCAACGCAAATTCAACCCGACTTTTGACTGCCCAAGCGTACCTGCCTGGGACGATTCTCAAGTGACCAATCCGGATGAAGATGTGGTCATTCTGCAAAACTGGGATGAGCTACGCGCGACCATGTGGAACTATGTCGGTATCGTACGGACCACTAAACGTCTGGAACGTGCCCTGCACCGCATTGAAATGTTGAAGCGTGAAATCAACGAGTATTATCAGGATTATCAGGTCAGCAAAAATCTGATTGAGTTACGTAATCTGGTACTGGTGTCAGAAATGATTGTACGCTGTGCCATGAGCCGCAAGGAATCGCGCGGCTTGCATTACACGTTAGATTACCCGGATCTGGCACCGGAAATCCGTAAGACGGTGTTGACTCCACCCGACTTTAAAGTGGATCAACCACTCGTGAACACCCCCTAA
- a CDS encoding Do family serine endopeptidase: MKHRYLQQGLYAVALTMGTVHTQAASPVDFSNLVEQVSPAVVSVNVVKKMSQEELLQQQVPEILRRFFGNQVIIPQQPMPQEKTAYGSAFFISKDGYLLTNHHVVEDASRISIMLNDRREIDAKVVGSDQRTDVALLKVEGNNFPELRTGDVNKLKVGEPVLAIGSPFGFDYSASAGIVSAKSRNMSGETTVPFIQTDVALNPGNSGGPLFNQRGEVVGVNSRIFSGTGGYMGLSFSIPIDVAMDVAEQLKTKGKVTRSYLGVNLQDIDRNLAEAYKLSKPEGSLITQVTPNSPAAQAGLRAGDVILKYNGNPISRTSELLNYLNRSVPKQSISLEILRDDKIRQLSATLTSAPDETPATAGSASQKQGPVLGMTIRTLSEAERAQLEVEGGILVQEVSRGGLAALSRIMPGDVITHVNGTAVRNVQEFARMVSALNKNTVARVSLIRQGSRAILGLRMQ; the protein is encoded by the coding sequence ATGAAACATCGGTATTTACAACAAGGTCTTTATGCGGTTGCGTTGACGATGGGCACCGTGCATACACAGGCAGCCAGTCCAGTTGATTTTTCCAATCTGGTGGAGCAGGTCAGTCCTGCTGTGGTCAGTGTCAATGTCGTGAAAAAAATGTCGCAGGAAGAATTATTGCAACAGCAGGTTCCTGAAATACTGCGCCGTTTTTTTGGTAATCAGGTGATCATTCCGCAGCAGCCGATGCCTCAGGAAAAAACCGCTTACGGCAGTGCTTTTTTTATCAGTAAAGATGGTTACCTGCTGACCAATCACCACGTGGTCGAAGATGCGTCCCGTATCAGTATCATGCTGAATGACCGTCGGGAAATTGATGCCAAAGTTGTGGGGAGTGACCAGCGTACCGATGTGGCTTTACTCAAAGTCGAAGGCAATAATTTCCCGGAACTGCGTACGGGCGATGTCAATAAATTAAAAGTGGGTGAGCCAGTCTTGGCGATTGGTTCCCCGTTTGGTTTTGACTATTCGGCGTCGGCCGGCATTGTCAGTGCTAAATCCCGCAATATGTCGGGTGAAACCACCGTACCGTTTATTCAGACGGATGTAGCCCTGAATCCGGGTAATTCAGGAGGGCCGCTCTTTAATCAGCGTGGGGAAGTGGTCGGGGTGAATTCCCGTATTTTTAGTGGCACGGGCGGCTATATGGGCTTGTCATTTTCCATCCCGATTGATGTGGCAATGGATGTAGCCGAGCAGCTAAAAACCAAAGGCAAAGTGACGCGTTCCTACTTGGGGGTGAATCTGCAGGACATTGACCGTAATTTGGCAGAAGCTTATAAACTTTCCAAACCTGAAGGTTCGCTTATTACGCAGGTGACACCAAATTCCCCAGCCGCACAAGCGGGATTAAGAGCAGGAGACGTGATCTTAAAATACAATGGTAACCCTATTTCACGGACCTCAGAGCTGCTCAATTACTTGAACCGTTCAGTTCCGAAACAAAGCATCAGTCTGGAAATTTTACGTGATGATAAAATTCGCCAGCTATCGGCCACTTTGACTTCGGCACCTGATGAAACCCCAGCGACTGCAGGTTCAGCCAGCCAGAAACAGGGACCAGTCCTTGGGATGACCATTCGCACGTTAAGCGAAGCCGAGCGGGCACAATTGGAAGTTGAAGGGGGAATTTTGGTTCAGGAGGTGAGCCGAGGGGGATTGGCTGCGTTGTCTAGAATCATGCCGGGCGATGTCATCACCCATGTGAACGGTACAGCCGTACGCAATGTCCAAGAATTTGCCCGAATGGTTTCTGCACTGAACAAAAACACTGTGGCGCGTGTTTCTTTGATCCGACAGGGCTCTCGTGCGATTTTAGGCTTGCGCATGCAATAA
- a CDS encoding acyl-CoA thioesterase, giving the protein MSTIFDLQITVQPEHIDALGHVNNVVYMQWMQQVAGAHINQLGLGLKQYLELKHAMVAVEHHVQYRKPAFVGERLILRTWLSDLNALYSTRQYVFYRPQDQAVVFVGNTKWACVEIASGRSKRMSPTFTQAYQPLVAELNPMDFSQCYLAEAK; this is encoded by the coding sequence GTGAGTACGATTTTTGATCTCCAAATCACCGTGCAACCAGAACATATCGATGCTTTAGGGCATGTGAATAATGTGGTGTATATGCAGTGGATGCAGCAAGTGGCTGGAGCGCATATCAATCAGCTGGGTTTGGGGTTGAAACAGTATCTGGAATTAAAACATGCAATGGTGGCTGTGGAACATCATGTGCAGTACCGTAAGCCTGCTTTTGTTGGAGAGCGGTTGATTCTGCGAACCTGGCTGAGTGATTTAAATGCCTTATATTCAACTCGGCAGTATGTTTTTTATCGCCCGCAGGATCAGGCAGTTGTGTTTGTAGGGAATACCAAATGGGCCTGTGTCGAGATTGCGAGTGGACGTTCCAAACGTATGTCCCCCACCTTTACTCAGGCTTATCAGCCGCTTGTAGCTGAGCTAAACCCAATGGATTTTTCCCAATGCTATCTGGCTGAAGCCAAATAA
- the lepA gene encoding translation elongation factor 4, translating into MAQAKKSVDIKNIRNFSIIAHIDHGKSTLADRFIQTCGGLQAREMQAQVLDSMELERERGITIKAASVTLYYQHPNGQEYQLNFIDTPGHVDFSYEVSRSLAACEGALLVVDAAQGVEAQSVANCYTAIEQGLEVLPVLNKIDLPQAEPERVIHEIEEIIGIEATHAPTCSAKTGLGIDTVLETLVDVIPAPEGDREAPLQALIVDSWFDNYLGVVSLVRIKQGRIRKGDKMLVKSTGQTHLVTSVGIFNPKHTETDLLEAGEVGFVIAGIKDIFGAPVGDTITLSTTPEVATLPGFKKVKPQVYAGLFPIDASDFEPFREALQKLQINDSALFFEPESSDALGFGFRCGFLGMLHMEIVQERLEREYDLDLITSAPTVVYEALTKAGETIYIDSPSKMPEGGTVEDLREPIAECHILVPQEYLGNVMTLCIERRGVQKDMKFLGNQVSITFEIPMAEVVMDFFDRLKSCSRGFASLDYNFVRFESSNLVKVDVLINGDKVDALAMICHRNDARHRGIALVEKMKDLIPRQMFDVAIQAAIGAQIIARSTVKAMRKNVLAKCYGGDVSRKKKLLSKQKEGKKRMKQVGSVEIPQEAFLAVLKVER; encoded by the coding sequence ATGGCGCAAGCTAAAAAATCTGTTGATATCAAAAATATACGTAACTTCTCGATCATTGCGCATATCGACCATGGAAAGTCGACACTTGCTGACCGCTTTATTCAAACCTGTGGTGGCTTGCAAGCTCGTGAGATGCAGGCACAGGTTCTGGACTCCATGGAGCTTGAACGCGAACGCGGCATTACCATTAAAGCCGCTTCTGTGACTTTGTATTATCAGCACCCGAATGGTCAGGAATATCAGCTGAACTTCATTGATACACCGGGACACGTAGACTTTTCCTATGAAGTTTCACGTTCATTAGCTGCTTGTGAAGGGGCTTTGCTCGTAGTCGATGCTGCGCAGGGTGTAGAAGCACAATCAGTGGCTAACTGCTATACCGCGATTGAGCAGGGACTTGAAGTTCTTCCTGTGCTCAACAAGATTGACTTGCCACAGGCAGAACCGGAACGTGTCATTCATGAGATTGAAGAAATCATCGGGATAGAAGCAACACATGCACCGACCTGTTCGGCAAAAACAGGTTTGGGTATTGATACCGTACTGGAAACGTTGGTGGATGTGATTCCTGCACCAGAAGGTGACCGTGAGGCTCCGTTGCAAGCCCTGATTGTAGATTCATGGTTTGATAACTACCTAGGGGTCGTCTCACTGGTACGGATCAAGCAGGGTCGTATCCGTAAGGGTGACAAGATGCTGGTGAAATCAACCGGTCAAACCCATTTGGTGACATCGGTAGGTATCTTTAATCCAAAACATACTGAAACTGACTTGCTCGAAGCTGGTGAAGTAGGCTTTGTGATTGCCGGTATTAAAGACATCTTTGGTGCGCCAGTCGGTGATACCATTACCTTGTCCACCACACCTGAAGTTGCGACATTGCCTGGTTTTAAAAAGGTTAAGCCGCAGGTCTATGCAGGCTTATTCCCAATTGATGCCAGTGATTTTGAACCGTTCCGTGAAGCGCTACAAAAACTGCAAATCAACGACTCGGCCTTGTTTTTTGAACCGGAAAGCTCTGATGCACTAGGCTTTGGCTTCCGTTGTGGTTTCTTGGGCATGTTGCACATGGAAATCGTTCAGGAACGTCTAGAGCGTGAATATGATCTGGATCTGATTACCTCAGCACCTACGGTTGTGTATGAAGCACTGACCAAAGCGGGTGAAACCATTTATATCGACAGTCCATCGAAAATGCCGGAAGGTGGTACGGTCGAAGATTTACGTGAACCGATTGCCGAGTGTCATATTCTGGTGCCGCAGGAATATTTAGGTAACGTGATGACCTTATGTATCGAGCGTCGTGGCGTACAGAAGGACATGAAGTTCTTGGGTAACCAGGTTTCGATTACCTTTGAAATTCCAATGGCAGAAGTGGTCATGGATTTCTTCGATCGCTTGAAATCTTGTTCACGTGGTTTTGCTTCACTGGATTATAACTTTGTGCGTTTTGAAAGTTCGAATCTGGTGAAGGTGGATGTCTTGATCAATGGCGACAAAGTGGATGCCTTGGCGATGATCTGTCACCGCAATGATGCGCGTCACCGTGGTATTGCATTGGTTGAAAAAATGAAAGACCTTATTCCACGTCAGATGTTCGATGTGGCGATTCAGGCGGCGATTGGGGCACAAATTATTGCCCGTTCAACCGTAAAAGCGATGCGTAAAAACGTTCTGGCGAAATGTTATGGTGGGGACGTATCACGTAAGAAAAAACTGCTTTCGAAGCAGAAAGAAGGTAAGAAACGCATGAAACAGGTGGGTAGTGTTGAAATCCCACAAGAAGCGTTCCTGGCTGTGTTGAAAGTAGAACGATAA
- the lepB gene encoding signal peptidase I, producing the protein MDFDFNLILVPATLLFFLLWLLDKLVLKQRKTRGRGNENFIITWAYDFWPVLAVVLVLRSFFYEPFNIPSDSMVPTLETGDFILVNKYNYGIRLPIVNTKVIEVGAPERGDVVVFRYPPQPSISYIKRIVGLPGDHIVYDHGQLSINGQKVPKVSVEFSRVKDALDTPTSIYHKETLGRHTFTMRELEGVNVAQQAPFLNTIENGKYSSENGLYWEVKVPAGHYFAMGDNRDQSADSRFWGFVPEQNLTGRAVYIWMHKEPGFKLPSFSRNGQID; encoded by the coding sequence ATGGATTTTGATTTTAATTTAATCCTCGTACCGGCCACATTGCTGTTTTTCTTGTTGTGGTTGCTGGATAAGCTGGTGTTGAAACAGCGTAAAACCCGCGGACGAGGCAACGAGAATTTTATCATTACCTGGGCCTATGATTTCTGGCCGGTGCTAGCGGTCGTACTGGTGCTGCGCTCATTTTTCTATGAGCCGTTTAATATCCCATCAGATTCCATGGTTCCCACCTTGGAAACCGGTGATTTTATTTTGGTGAATAAATATAATTACGGGATTCGTTTGCCGATCGTAAATACCAAGGTGATTGAAGTGGGCGCTCCGGAGCGTGGTGATGTGGTGGTGTTCCGTTATCCACCGCAACCGAGCATTAGTTACATCAAGCGTATTGTGGGTTTGCCCGGGGATCATATTGTTTATGATCATGGTCAGTTGAGCATTAATGGCCAGAAAGTGCCTAAAGTGTCCGTTGAGTTTAGCCGTGTTAAAGATGCTTTGGATACACCAACCTCAATTTATCATAAAGAAACTTTAGGTCGGCACACCTTTACCATGCGTGAACTAGAAGGGGTAAATGTGGCGCAACAGGCACCTTTCCTGAACACCATTGAAAATGGTAAATATTCCAGTGAAAATGGCTTATATTGGGAAGTCAAGGTTCCGGCAGGCCACTATTTTGCTATGGGCGATAACCGTGACCAGAGTGCGGATAGCCGTTTCTGGGGATTTGTACCGGAACAAAATCTTACCGGTCGTGCCGTTTATATCTGGATGCATAAGGAACCAGGTTTTAAACTGCCGTCATTTAGCCGTAATGGCCAGATTGATTAA